GGGTCGTCCCGCGGATCTGGCAAGATTGCACCCCAGGGGACGCCGGATCCGATCGATCCGGGGCGGGGAGATCGCTCTCATCTTCCAGGAACCCATGACCTCGCTGAGTCCGGTGCACACCATCGGCCAGCAGATCTCGGAGACCATTCGGCTGCACCACCGCGTGGACCGGCGGCGGTCCCGGGAACAGGCGGTGGAGATCCTGCGCTCGGTGGGCATGCCCGATCCCGAGGAGGGGACGAAGCTGTATCCCTTCCAGCTCAGCGGCGGACTGCGCCAGCGAGCCCTGATCGCCCAAGCGCTGGCGGGCGAACCCCGGGTCCTCATCGCCGACGAACCCACCACGGCCCTGGATGTGACCACGCAGGCCCAGATCCTGGACTTGCTGCGGGATCTCCAGAAGAAGAGAGGGATGGCCATCGTTCTCATCACCCACGACCTTGGGGTGATTGCGGAGATGGCCGACGAGGTCCTTGTGATGTACTTGGGAAAAGGGGTGGAGAGAGCGCCCGTCGATAGCATCTTCCACTCGCCCGGACATCCTTATACCCGCGCCCTCCTGAACTCCATGCCCGGTCTGGGCGCCGCCGCGAAGCAGGCGCTTCCCGGCATCTCCGGCGCCGTGCCGCCCGCCTTCCGGCGGCCCGCCGGGTGTTCGTTCCACCCTCGCTGCCCGGAATTCCTGGACGGGACCTGCAATCGGAGGGAACCGCAACCGGTGATGGTGAGCCCGGACCAAGAGGTGTTGTGCTTGCTCCGTGAGCCGGAAAAGCCGTCCCAAACGCGGCAGGACCGTCCGAAAACGGACACTTCGTCCCGAAAACGGACACTTCGTCCCGATCGAAAAGGAGAGTAGAGATTGAGACCCGGGACCCTCCTCGACGTCAGGAACCTGACCAAGCACTTCCCGGTCCGTTCCGGCCCTTTCCAGCGGAAGAGCGGCACGGTTCAGGCCGTCACGGATGTCAGTTTCGAACTGAGCGAGGGGGAATCGCTGTCGCTGGTGGGAGAGTCCGGCTGCGGCAAGACCACGCTGGCCCGGACTCTCCTCCGGGGATACGAGGCGACCGCCGGATCGGCCCGGTTCCGAACCGAAGAGGATCAAGTCGTCGATCTGCTGAAGCTGCCCCGCCGCCGGCTCAAACCCTTGCGGCGGCAACTGCAGATGGTCTTCCAGGACCCCTACTCCTCCCTGAATCCCAGGATGACGGTTCAGCAGATCATCGGCGAACCATTGCGCATTCACGCCGGGGAGCTGGGGGTCCCCACCCGGGCGGGCCGCCGGGAACGGGTCCGCGAGCTGTTGTTGCAGGTGGGGCTGCGGCCCGAGGCGGCCCGGCGCTACCCCCACGCCTTCAGCGGAGGGGAGAGGCAGCGGATCGGCATCGCCCGAACTCTGGCCACCCGGCCCCGGCTGGTGGTGGCGGACGAACCGGTCTCGGCCCTGGACGTCTCCGTCCAGGCCCAGATCCTCAACCTGATGTTGGAACTGCAAAACCGGTACCGCATCGGCACGCTGCTCCTCACTCACAACCTGATGGTGGTCCGTCACGTCAGCGACCGGGTCGCCGTCATGTACCTGGGGAGGATCATGGAGACGGCCCCCACCGGGACTCTCTTCACGAGTCCCGGACACCCGTATACGGCGGCCCTTCTCGATGCGATCCCCCGGCCCGATCCCCGGGTCCGGAACCGGCCCAGAATCAAACTGAGCGGCGAAGTTCCCAGCCCCCGGAACCCACCCTCCGGATGCCCCTTCCATCCCCGCTGCGTCCACGCCCGGGATCGATGCGGCAACGACCTGCCGGAGTTGGAGCAAATCGCCCCCGGGCACCAGGTCCGATGCCACCTCTGGCGGGAGTTGGACTTGAATGGAGCGACGAATCGCTAATCGTCATGGAGCGGCGGATTCCAGCCGCCGAACTTCAATGGAGCAATGCCCAGAGAGGGAACCGGCGATGGACCCACTTTCCAACCTGAGATTTGGAGCTTGAGATTTGGAAAGCCCAGGAAACTTTATGGTACGCCCGACAGGATTCGAACCTGTGGCCTTCGGCTCCGGAGGCCGACGCTCTATCCAGCTGAGCTACGGGCGCACCCGACAGACAGACGGAGTGTAGCAGAACCACCCTGGATATGAGAGCGAACCGGCCACGAATGCAGGAGAATCGGAGACGTCCCCAACGGGATTTGAACCCGTGTTGCCGCCTTGAAAGGGCGGTGTCCTAGGCCAGGCTAGACGATGGGGACGTCAGATTTGAAGCGCGCATTCTAGCAGCCGTTCCCGACGGCTGTCCACCGGCCGGTCAGACCGGCCAGCCAGATCGTACGTGCTGAGAAAACCGGAAAAAAACCTTGAGGATGTCCTCTAGCCGGACCATGGGTGGGGCAAAAAGTTCCGCAATTTCCCCTTTGAGCAAACGTGTGAGTCACGACATGCACCATCGTTGGAAGCCGATAGAAGACTATGAATCCCACGCGGATCTGGCTACAGCCGAACTCGGTGCATTGGCCCAAGTCTGGCGCGAGCAATTCGAGCGGCTGGGCAGTCAGGATTCATACCGCCGGTTCGAAGCACGATTGAAGCGCGAATGGGCCATCGAGACCGGGTTGATCGAGCGCCTTTACACGCTCGACCGCGTCATCACCCAATTGCTCATCGAACGTGGGATCCACGCGGCATTGATTCCGCACGAAAGCGGGGCCAATCCTGGCGCCATTGCGGCGATGATCAGAGATCACGAGGCAGCAGTCGATGGCGTATTCGAATTCGTGAAGGGCACCCGCCCACTGTCCACAAGCTACACATCAAGGAGCTGCACGCCCTGATGACTCGGCATCAGGCAACCGTGGATGGCATCGACTTCCTGGGCAGAAAGACATCGGTTCCGCTCATTCGCGGCGCCTGCAAGCGCCTGCCCAACAATCCGTTGCGGCCGGACGGCACGATCCACGTGTACTGCCCTCCGGAACAGGTCGATTCGGAAATCGGGCCGGTCACGGCCGTGACGGACAGCGTCTTCCTGATCAACTACAAGGAACGTCCGGATGAGGCTGCGGCCCGGTTCTCTACCTGGCTGGAAGACGCTATCGTACGCAGTCTAAAGCTGTGGCAGGAGACAGCACCGTAGCGCCGGCGAGCAGTCGGCGATCACCGCCTGTATCCTCCGTCATTGGGCGTCACTCATTTTGCTTGTCGACCAGCGGCACGCCGCATTGGCGGCATTGCCAACGGCGCCGGGCGTTGAGAATGCCGCACTCCGGGCAGCGCCGGTACATGACGCGGGCGAACAGTTGAGTCAGAAGCGCGCACCCGACCAGGATCCCCACCACCACCAACACGCTCAGAATCGTCGCGGCCATGGCGGTTACCGGAAGGAAGAGGCCGCCCGGGCCGCGGCGGAATCGGAACAACAGAAGTTGGCGGAGTGAATCGAAGGAAACGGACTGTCCCATCCCGCCCGCGAAAAGCAGTCTTGAGCCTGCTCCCGCAGCCACTGGGTGACGTTCGGATGAGGGAGCAGCCCCATTCTGTCGGCGCTGTAGTCCAATCCCTCCAAAACCTCATCGTAGGGTCCGAATCCGAATACCCGGAACGGGACGACCAATACCCTTCCCTGCCGGCTCTGTTTCGACACGAAACCCCGGATCCGCTCCTCGGCCACCTTGCGCTTGTCTTCC
The genomic region above belongs to Acidobacteriota bacterium and contains:
- a CDS encoding ATP-binding cassette domain-containing protein; this translates as MRPGTLLDVRNLTKHFPVRSGPFQRKSGTVQAVTDVSFELSEGESLSLVGESGCGKTTLARTLLRGYEATAGSARFRTEEDQVVDLLKLPRRRLKPLRRQLQMVFQDPYSSLNPRMTVQQIIGEPLRIHAGELGVPTRAGRRERVRELLLQVGLRPEAARRYPHAFSGGERQRIGIARTLATRPRLVVADEPVSALDVSVQAQILNLMLELQNRYRIGTLLLTHNLMVVRHVSDRVAVMYLGRIMETAPTGTLFTSPGHPYTAALLDAIPRPDPRVRNRPRIKLSGEVPSPRNPPSGCPFHPRCVHARDRCGNDLPELEQIAPGHQVRCHLWRELDLNGATNR
- a CDS encoding ABC transporter ATP-binding protein, with product MSEDWILSVKDLKTHFFTREGVVRAVDGVGFDLAPGQVLGIVGESGCGKSVTALSILGIVDHPGRIVEGRILLRPAEGGRPADLARLHPRGRRIRSIRGGEIALIFQEPMTSLSPVHTIGQQISETIRLHHRVDRRRSREQAVEILRSVGMPDPEEGTKLYPFQLSGGLRQRALIAQALAGEPRVLIADEPTTALDVTTQAQILDLLRDLQKKRGMAIVLITHDLGVIAEMADEVLVMYLGKGVERAPVDSIFHSPGHPYTRALLNSMPGLGAAAKQALPGISGAVPPAFRRPAGCSFHPRCPEFLDGTCNRREPQPVMVSPDQEVLCLLREPEKPSQTRQDRPKTDTSSRKRTLRPDRKGE